The Pedobacter roseus genome contains a region encoding:
- a CDS encoding discoidin domain-containing protein, with the protein MKKLFVILLSVAVMSCKKQPATTEIIKPEEVKNQAASAYKLTVVYFVPSDMKVNPDYKRRITEYLRYEQNYTTEWMKKWGYGEKTFGLATDAAGDVEINIVNGKNPTASYPYNGGSAPMSVEINDWLAAHPDKKKSEHVFILTAVNEFGKQQAPYYGTGNWAYAIDFPYMEIANMNKQGDIKEQSLWIGGNFHEMLHGLGLPHNGGLISNNTLYGTNIMTGNGGGFVTGKSYLDSWDCALLSIGQTFSAVTRTDWYQPAGARVTKLNAAFDQASQSIIISGRYKSNKKVMYIGFTNDAKRSEEDADYDSEHWVTKPIGTDSFYVKMPLAEIKDKGDFRNDVHISFLHENGTKEDNTYSYQMVAGKPDVQFGDLPAYNRASWKVLDFSSQETVNENGAALNLIDGDVSTVWVSKWGGEGSVLPQYFTIDMGSILAVNRFTFMQRNGGSKLKTVQLSVSNDNTSWENIGTYELLGTAGPNHVKLPVIKSFRYFKVMVTKSNDGTPFATCSEVSTYKD; encoded by the coding sequence ATGAAAAAACTATTTGTAATCTTACTAAGCGTGGCTGTAATGTCATGTAAGAAACAACCTGCCACAACCGAAATTATAAAGCCAGAAGAGGTGAAGAATCAAGCGGCATCTGCGTATAAGTTAACGGTGGTGTACTTTGTACCATCTGATATGAAAGTAAATCCCGATTATAAAAGGCGCATAACTGAATACTTGCGCTACGAACAAAATTATACAACCGAATGGATGAAAAAATGGGGTTATGGAGAAAAGACTTTTGGATTGGCCACCGATGCAGCGGGTGATGTAGAGATTAATATCGTTAATGGTAAAAACCCTACAGCCAGTTACCCTTACAATGGTGGTTCGGCGCCAATGTCGGTAGAAATAAACGACTGGCTTGCTGCCCATCCCGATAAAAAGAAAAGCGAACATGTTTTTATACTAACTGCTGTAAATGAGTTTGGCAAACAACAGGCTCCCTATTATGGAACAGGAAACTGGGCTTATGCTATAGATTTTCCATACATGGAAATTGCCAATATGAATAAGCAAGGCGATATTAAAGAACAGTCTTTATGGATAGGGGGTAATTTTCATGAAATGCTGCATGGTTTGGGTTTACCGCATAATGGAGGCCTTATTTCCAACAACACACTATATGGTACCAACATTATGACCGGCAATGGTGGAGGCTTTGTTACCGGAAAATCATATTTAGATTCCTGGGATTGCGCTTTGCTAAGCATAGGCCAAACCTTTAGTGCCGTAACCCGTACCGATTGGTACCAGCCAGCAGGAGCCAGGGTAACCAAACTTAATGCTGCTTTTGATCAGGCTTCGCAAAGCATTATTATCTCGGGCAGGTATAAGAGCAACAAAAAGGTAATGTACATAGGCTTTACTAACGATGCAAAAAGGAGTGAGGAAGATGCAGATTACGATTCAGAGCATTGGGTTACCAAACCTATAGGTACAGATAGCTTCTATGTAAAAATGCCTTTAGCGGAGATAAAAGATAAAGGAGATTTTAGAAATGATGTGCACATCAGTTTTCTGCACGAGAATGGAACAAAAGAAGACAACACCTACAGTTACCAAATGGTAGCGGGCAAACCCGATGTACAATTTGGAGATCTGCCAGCCTATAACAGAGCAAGCTGGAAGGTATTGGATTTTAGCAGCCAGGAAACAGTTAATGAAAATGGTGCAGCCTTAAACTTAATAGATGGCGATGTAAGTACGGTGTGGGTTAGTAAATGGGGAGGTGAAGGCTCGGTGCTGCCACAATATTTTACCATCGATATGGGGAGCATACTTGCGGTAAACAGGTTTACCTTTATGCAACGTAACGGGGGCAGTAAGTTAAAAACGGTACAGTTAAGCGTAAGTAACGATAATACAAGCTGGGAAAACATTGGTACCTACGAACTTTTAGGTACAGCTGGCCCTAACCACGTAAAGCTACCCGTAATAAAATCGTTTAGGTATTTCAAGGTAATGGTTACAAAATCTAACGACGGTACACCGTTTGCCACTTGCAGTGAAGTATCAACTTATAAAGATTGA
- a CDS encoding sodium:solute symporter family protein: MKPELIDYLIIAIYFVLVMGIGLVLKKKIKTGNDFLLSSHNIPLWITCLAFISANLGAQEVLGMAANGAKYGLYTMHFYWLGAALAMIFLGVYMMPFYYGSKARSVPEYLKLRFDEKTRTFNALAFAAMTVFSSGVSLYALAMLMKVILGWDFDLSIWLAAGVVLIYTFSGGLTGAIYNEVLQFFLIIIGIAPLVYIGLDKAGGIAGILQHVDDAKLHVWKGLDSPANNPMGVDAFSMVFGLGFVLAFGYWCTDFLVVQRAMSTRNLNEAQRTPVLAAFPKILMPAIVILPGIILLALQGQYSGFELPVNVNGDKDYNMVLPLLLQKLYPSGLLGLGITALIASFMSGMAGNVTAFNTVFTYDIYQTHIKKNASDLHYLMVGKATTILGILISIATAYVARGFNSIMDLLQLVFSFVNAPLFATFFLGMFWKRTTGHGAFWGLLLGTGAAAVTHGLSVAEGKGGWIIHVFDFYSATGQAFTIASVSFIVCLVFTIVISLFTNAKDEKELIGLVYSLTPKQDLKSKTWYTNPLYLGVIVLIITIVFNVVFF; this comes from the coding sequence ATGAAACCGGAACTTATAGATTACCTGATTATTGCCATTTACTTTGTATTGGTAATGGGCATTGGATTGGTACTGAAAAAGAAAATCAAAACAGGTAACGATTTTTTACTCAGCTCGCATAACATCCCGCTATGGATTACCTGTTTGGCTTTTATTTCGGCCAATTTAGGTGCACAGGAAGTTTTGGGCATGGCTGCCAATGGTGCCAAATATGGTTTGTACACTATGCATTTTTACTGGCTGGGCGCTGCTTTGGCCATGATTTTTTTAGGGGTGTATATGATGCCTTTTTACTATGGTAGTAAAGCCAGAAGTGTACCCGAATACCTGAAATTGCGTTTCGACGAAAAAACCAGGACCTTTAATGCACTTGCTTTTGCTGCAATGACGGTTTTCTCCTCAGGAGTATCGCTGTATGCACTGGCCATGCTGATGAAAGTTATTTTAGGCTGGGATTTTGATTTATCGATATGGCTGGCCGCTGGTGTGGTGTTAATTTATACCTTTTCGGGTGGTTTAACAGGTGCAATTTATAACGAGGTTTTACAGTTCTTTTTAATCATTATCGGAATAGCGCCATTGGTATACATCGGTTTAGATAAAGCCGGTGGCATAGCGGGTATTTTACAGCATGTAGACGATGCCAAACTCCATGTGTGGAAAGGACTGGATAGCCCGGCCAATAACCCCATGGGAGTAGATGCCTTTAGCATGGTTTTTGGTTTGGGCTTCGTTTTAGCCTTTGGCTATTGGTGTACCGATTTTTTGGTGGTACAGCGTGCCATGTCTACCCGGAACCTTAACGAGGCGCAACGCACACCCGTTTTAGCTGCTTTCCCAAAAATCTTAATGCCGGCAATTGTAATTCTTCCCGGCATTATCCTGCTGGCCTTACAAGGTCAGTATTCGGGTTTCGAGCTGCCGGTTAATGTAAATGGCGATAAAGATTACAATATGGTATTGCCTTTACTGCTGCAGAAACTATATCCCAGCGGTTTACTCGGTTTGGGCATTACTGCATTAATTGCTTCTTTTATGAGCGGTATGGCCGGCAATGTTACGGCTTTTAACACCGTGTTTACTTACGATATCTATCAAACGCATATCAAAAAAAATGCTTCCGATTTACATTATTTAATGGTGGGTAAGGCCACAACCATATTGGGGATTCTTATTTCTATCGCTACAGCCTATGTTGCGCGTGGCTTTAACAGCATTATGGATTTATTGCAGCTGGTGTTCAGTTTTGTAAATGCGCCTCTGTTTGCCACTTTCTTTTTAGGCATGTTCTGGAAACGTACCACCGGCCACGGCGCTTTTTGGGGGCTGCTTTTAGGTACTGGTGCTGCGGCCGTTACGCATGGTTTATCGGTAGCTGAAGGTAAAGGCGGGTGGATTATACATGTATTCGATTTTTATTCAGCAACAGGGCAGGCCTTTACCATTGCTTCTGTCTCATTTATAGTTTGTTTGGTGTTTACCATCGTGATCAGCCTATTTACCAATGCGAAGGACGAAAAAGAACTGATAGGCCTGGTTTACAGCTTAACACCTAAACAAGACCTGAAAAGCAAAACCTGGTACACCAATCCACTTTATTTAGGTGTAATCGTTTTGATCATTACCATTGTTTTTAATGTTGTGTTTTTCTAA
- a CDS encoding SMP-30/gluconolactonase/LRE family protein — translation MDIWKPDILYKADLILGEGARWHAEWQKFLFIDIKGKLIGTCNPENGKLATYKIPDMPGMLAPADNDKLLVALQGSIALIDLQTSETTTLVKFKESTQNRSNDGACDALGRLWVGTMDLEAKHHAGNLYCFNRKLIRKIKGTSVSNGICWSPDNRTLYYIDSFLYHIKAFDYDLATGNISNERIVVEITEPGTLADGMCIDSDGMLWVAIWGGGCVNRYNPFNGNCIGKIEINAPNVTSCAFGGKQMNQMLITTAKDGLSEEELKQFPHSGSLFMIKLNLTGLPTAAYKQA, via the coding sequence ATGGATATTTGGAAGCCAGACATACTTTATAAAGCAGACCTGATTTTAGGTGAGGGTGCGCGCTGGCATGCTGAATGGCAGAAATTCTTGTTTATCGATATTAAGGGTAAACTGATTGGAACCTGCAATCCGGAAAATGGTAAGCTTGCTACGTATAAAATACCGGATATGCCCGGAATGTTGGCACCTGCCGACAATGATAAGTTATTAGTGGCACTACAGGGCAGCATTGCGTTAATTGATCTGCAAACCAGTGAAACCACCACTTTAGTTAAATTTAAAGAAAGTACCCAGAACCGCAGTAACGATGGCGCATGCGATGCTTTGGGCAGGCTTTGGGTGGGTACCATGGATTTAGAAGCCAAACACCATGCAGGTAACCTGTATTGTTTTAATCGTAAACTAATCAGGAAAATTAAAGGTACAAGTGTATCTAATGGGATTTGCTGGTCGCCGGATAACCGCACTTTATATTATATCGATAGTTTTTTATACCACATTAAGGCTTTCGATTACGATTTAGCTACCGGGAATATCAGCAATGAGCGGATTGTAGTGGAGATTACCGAACCGGGCACCTTAGCCGATGGTATGTGTATCGATAGTGATGGAATGCTTTGGGTAGCCATTTGGGGTGGTGGTTGTGTAAACAGGTATAATCCCTTCAACGGAAATTGTATAGGCAAAATTGAAATTAACGCGCCCAATGTAACCAGTTGTGCCTTTGGTGGTAAACAAATGAACCAGATGCTGATTACCACCGCAAAAGATGGATTAAGTGAAGAGGAATTAAAACAATTTCCACATAGTGGCTCATTGTTTATGATCAAATTAAATTTAACCGGATTACCAACGGCTGCTTACAAACAAGCTTAG
- a CDS encoding SDR family NAD(P)-dependent oxidoreductase, translated as MALTIDLSGKIALVTGVTSGIGLGIAKMMAKAGCTVIGCAEQSEVSDVAQHFLSEMKSYDAPTDYFKADMTSTENIETLVADISNDYGKLDILVSNAGQNVFKGLENCSENDWQFNLDLNLSAHWRLAKSCRSLLSANKGVIIVMASNHAFASIPGCAPYSIAKTALTGLVRSLAIEWGPAIRTVGIAPGFIDTPGNQEWFNSFADSDQERARTVALHPVKKLGTIAEIGGWCVFLSSEYAAFASGVTYLVDGGRSAMMQDS; from the coding sequence ATGGCATTAACAATAGATTTAAGTGGAAAAATAGCCCTGGTAACCGGAGTTACTTCAGGTATTGGTTTAGGAATTGCCAAAATGATGGCGAAAGCAGGCTGCACCGTAATAGGTTGTGCCGAACAGAGTGAAGTAAGTGATGTAGCCCAGCATTTTTTGTCGGAAATGAAATCTTATGATGCTCCAACCGATTATTTTAAAGCCGATATGACCTCAACTGAAAATATTGAAACACTGGTTGCAGACATTAGCAATGATTATGGAAAGCTGGATATTTTAGTTTCAAATGCAGGTCAGAATGTGTTTAAGGGTTTAGAAAACTGCTCTGAAAATGACTGGCAGTTTAATTTGGATTTAAACCTTTCTGCACATTGGCGGCTGGCTAAAAGCTGCAGGTCTTTATTATCGGCAAACAAGGGCGTAATTATCGTAATGGCCTCTAACCATGCTTTTGCCAGTATACCGGGTTGCGCACCTTACAGTATTGCTAAAACAGCCTTAACGGGTTTGGTGAGGAGCCTGGCAATAGAGTGGGGGCCTGCTATCCGTACGGTTGGCATTGCGCCGGGTTTTATAGATACGCCCGGTAACCAGGAATGGTTTAATTCTTTTGCAGATTCTGATCAGGAAAGAGCGCGTACGGTAGCACTTCACCCGGTAAAAAAATTGGGTACCATAGCAGAAATAGGAGGATGGTGTGTGTTTTTATCGAGCGAATATGCCGCTTTTGCATCTGGAGTTACCTATTTAGTTGATGGGGGACGGAGTGCGATGATGCAGGATAGTTGA
- a CDS encoding mandelate racemase/muconate lactonizing enzyme family protein — protein sequence MYTDTGHTGVGEATNWPGSPIVFEATKHVGQRIIGLDPMKTDFIWTKLYRDLNWMGPFGASMCAISGIDMALLDLKAKVLGVPCYELLGGAFRKDILLYANYWFTGGGHNTEDYAEQAKKVKAAGFTGLKFDPFAHTNYLYGEDLSSNLQLTAAQQDLAFNVSKAVRDAVGPDFDIMIETHAMLNYRVAVTMAQRLSELNITWYEEPAGPENANTLKAMRDRIPSNVSICVGERHYTRHGIRDVLEKHICDIMMPDITRCGGPSEMKRMATMMEAYNVLLAPHNPNGPLSTLASAQVCASVPNFFRQEFMFNDVPWRDEVISHPIADMVQNGHLKLSDRPGLGVDLIEAEMEKHPGILTPRPGFYV from the coding sequence ATATATACCGATACCGGGCACACAGGGGTTGGAGAAGCTACTAACTGGCCGGGCAGTCCGATTGTTTTCGAAGCCACCAAACATGTTGGTCAGCGCATTATTGGTTTAGACCCTATGAAAACCGATTTTATCTGGACAAAACTTTACCGGGATTTAAACTGGATGGGGCCATTTGGCGCCAGTATGTGTGCCATTAGCGGTATAGATATGGCACTGCTCGATTTAAAGGCAAAAGTATTAGGTGTACCCTGCTACGAACTTTTGGGAGGTGCTTTCAGGAAAGATATCCTGCTTTATGCCAACTATTGGTTTACCGGAGGCGGTCATAATACCGAAGATTATGCCGAACAGGCGAAAAAGGTAAAGGCAGCGGGTTTTACAGGTTTAAAATTCGACCCCTTTGCGCATACCAACTATTTATATGGCGAAGATTTATCATCGAACCTGCAGCTTACCGCCGCTCAGCAGGATCTGGCATTTAACGTCAGTAAAGCCGTGCGTGATGCCGTAGGGCCAGATTTTGATATCATGATCGAAACCCATGCCATGTTAAATTATCGCGTGGCCGTAACCATGGCACAAAGACTTTCTGAACTGAACATTACCTGGTACGAAGAGCCTGCAGGACCAGAAAATGCCAATACTTTAAAAGCCATGAGAGACCGGATTCCTTCAAATGTTTCGATTTGTGTAGGCGAGCGTCATTATACCCGCCACGGTATCCGGGATGTTTTGGAAAAACACATCTGCGACATTATGATGCCAGATATTACCCGTTGTGGCGGACCATCGGAAATGAAACGTATGGCCACCATGATGGAAGCTTATAACGTGCTATTGGCACCACATAACCCAAACGGCCCGCTGTCTACACTGGCCTCGGCACAGGTTTGTGCTTCGGTGCCCAATTTTTTCAGGCAGGAGTTTATGTTTAACGATGTGCCATGGCGCGATGAAGTGATTTCGCATCCGATAGCAGATATGGTCCAAAACGGACATTTAAAACTGAGCGACAGGCCAGGTTTGGGCGTCGATTTAATTGAAGCGGAGATGGAAAAACACCCTGGTATTTTAACGCCAAGGCCAGGGTTTTATGTTTAG